The following are encoded together in the Oceanispirochaeta sp. genome:
- a CDS encoding aminotransferase class V-fold PLP-dependent enzyme, which produces MKRSILQSASDFPIFNGNEPYIYLDNAATTQKPQLVLDSLIDYYSHCNANVYRAIHRWGEESTRRYEDARQTVASFIGAASRDEIIFTSGCTDSINLAATVFCRRFIKPGDEIILTEMEHHSNLVPWQIQGDIGGAVLKFIPVKEDGELDLEVLETLWTPRTKLLALTHMSNVLGTVNPAKKIIAMAHERGVKVLVDAAQSVPHMKVDVGELDCDFLAFSGHKMCGPTGTGVLYGKKELLEDLPPYRGGGEMIRSVYLDHSEWNSLPYKFEAGTPHIAGAIGLAAAIRYLESWGMEKIEEQEKVLTKRLIEGLDSLKEYTLFGRARERGGIAAFTRKGTHSHDLTQYLDSQGFALRAGHHCAHPLARKLNALSTTRASVYFYNTLEEIDSLLETLAIAGDFVL; this is translated from the coding sequence TTGAAGAGATCAATACTGCAGTCCGCCTCAGACTTTCCCATTTTCAACGGGAATGAACCCTATATCTACCTGGATAATGCGGCGACAACTCAGAAACCACAGCTGGTTCTGGATTCGCTGATAGATTACTACTCCCACTGCAATGCCAACGTGTACAGGGCCATTCACCGCTGGGGGGAGGAATCCACCCGCCGGTATGAAGACGCCCGGCAGACTGTGGCCTCCTTTATTGGCGCCGCTTCAAGGGATGAAATTATCTTTACATCTGGATGCACAGACAGCATCAACCTTGCCGCCACCGTCTTCTGCCGCCGTTTTATTAAACCCGGAGATGAGATCATCCTGACCGAGATGGAACATCACAGCAATCTGGTTCCCTGGCAGATACAGGGAGACATTGGAGGAGCCGTTTTAAAATTCATCCCGGTCAAAGAAGATGGAGAACTGGATCTTGAGGTTCTGGAAACACTGTGGACCCCCCGGACAAAGCTCCTGGCTCTGACCCATATGTCCAACGTTCTGGGTACGGTCAATCCAGCCAAAAAAATAATTGCCATGGCTCATGAGAGAGGGGTCAAGGTGCTCGTTGACGCTGCTCAGAGCGTGCCTCATATGAAGGTGGACGTAGGAGAGCTGGATTGTGACTTCCTGGCTTTTTCCGGTCACAAAATGTGCGGTCCCACGGGAACAGGGGTTTTGTATGGTAAAAAAGAACTCCTCGAGGATCTGCCTCCATACAGGGGTGGGGGCGAGATGATCCGCTCGGTCTATCTGGATCATAGTGAGTGGAACAGCCTTCCCTATAAATTTGAGGCGGGAACCCCTCACATTGCCGGAGCCATCGGATTAGCAGCAGCGATTCGCTACCTCGAATCCTGGGGTATGGAAAAGATTGAAGAACAGGAAAAGGTTTTGACTAAAAGGCTCATCGAAGGCCTGGATAGTCTGAAGGAGTATACTCTTTTCGGCAGAGCCAGAGAGAGAGGCGGAATAGCCGCCTTCACGAGAAAAGGAACACACTCACATGACCTGACCCAGTACCTGGATTCACAAGGTTTTGCCCTGAGAGCGGGACACCACTGCGCCCACCCCCTGGCTCGGAAGCTCAATGCCCTTTCAACAACAAGAGCCAGTGTGTATTTTTATAATACTCTGGAAGAGATCGACAGCCTCCTGGAAACATTGGCCATAGCGGGAGATTTTGTTCTATAA
- the sufD gene encoding Fe-S cluster assembly protein SufD has protein sequence MMKTYTDTATAVLNKMNWPDKTIESWRRTPIRLLDPMNFKEPVSAESLLTPSEIPFEETSGLLQFAGTKILKNEQGTSEGGPAVLSLEEGVRKYPSEKEFFFPGEWADRFEAWNNSETTHSLFLDLPRGKVLEKPFVLRLDSLSRDHFSAPRIFVRLGENWQGSLVIVYSGSEDGQDKELVNSSLRIWAGQNSHVKIAEIQTLGLESRLVQNTQILLERDAQVKHSQFQIGAGAIKTNTVFHLKGEGAELQAEAIYTSGKNQHKDIRLEQRHFAPHTTSRALYKGAVSRRGRSVFQGMIIVEHEAPGTDAYLSNKNLILTKGSRADAIPGLKILVDDVKCSHGSTTGKLDPAQLFYLMSRGIPKTEAVRILTEGMFEELIAGHPELPAEWLRDRIARSLEPGEDLI, from the coding sequence ATGATGAAAACATATACCGATACGGCGACTGCCGTACTGAATAAAATGAACTGGCCCGATAAAACAATAGAGAGCTGGCGCCGAACCCCTATCAGGCTGCTGGACCCGATGAACTTTAAAGAACCTGTATCTGCTGAATCACTGCTGACTCCTTCAGAGATCCCGTTTGAAGAAACAAGCGGTCTTTTGCAATTTGCCGGGACAAAAATTCTGAAGAATGAGCAGGGAACCTCAGAGGGAGGTCCCGCGGTTCTCAGTCTGGAAGAGGGTGTCCGAAAATATCCATCGGAGAAGGAATTCTTCTTTCCCGGGGAGTGGGCAGACCGTTTTGAAGCATGGAATAACAGCGAAACAACTCACTCACTCTTCCTGGATTTACCCAGAGGAAAGGTTCTGGAAAAACCCTTTGTTCTCCGACTGGACAGCCTGAGCCGGGATCACTTTTCGGCACCGAGGATCTTTGTCCGCCTGGGAGAGAACTGGCAGGGAAGCCTCGTTATTGTTTACAGCGGATCAGAGGACGGCCAGGATAAGGAACTTGTCAATTCATCCCTGAGGATATGGGCCGGACAGAACAGTCATGTGAAGATAGCCGAGATCCAGACCCTGGGGTTGGAGAGCCGCTTGGTTCAGAATACTCAGATCCTCCTGGAAAGAGACGCCCAGGTGAAACACAGCCAATTCCAGATTGGAGCGGGGGCGATAAAAACCAATACGGTATTCCATCTGAAAGGAGAGGGGGCCGAGCTCCAGGCTGAAGCCATCTATACTTCCGGAAAAAATCAGCACAAAGACATCCGCCTGGAGCAGAGGCATTTTGCCCCTCACACGACAAGCCGGGCACTCTACAAGGGAGCTGTCAGCCGGAGGGGGAGATCAGTATTTCAGGGGATGATCATAGTAGAGCATGAAGCTCCCGGAACAGATGCCTACTTAAGCAATAAAAATTTAATCCTCACAAAAGGCTCCCGGGCGGATGCGATTCCCGGTTTAAAAATCCTGGTGGATGATGTAAAATGCTCTCATGGTTCCACCACGGGAAAACTGGACCCTGCCCAGCTTTTTTATCTGATGAGCAGAGGAATTCCAAAAACTGAAGCCGTCAGGATACTAACAGAGGGCATGTTTGAAGAGCTGATAGCCGGGCATCCTGAATTACCTGCAGAATGGCTTCGGGACAGGATCGCCAGGAGCCTGGAACCGGGAGAAGATTTAATTTGA